A stretch of Camelina sativa cultivar DH55 chromosome 18, Cs, whole genome shotgun sequence DNA encodes these proteins:
- the LOC104762017 gene encoding uncharacterized protein LOC104762017 isoform X1, giving the protein MVLSTSNSSTTHEYVNDDVMSKTRYDLVYCGELNESVLSQIQSKWKTKLIQAGVISGTTMETCSASIPQPVTPEPNPLLPENAQFLESSPSMSLVNVMMSPKRECDGFYDIPQQDGARDLVTDPNTYAPYDVDENEELLNEDDDEEDAIDEDDINSIPHLVMCQFDKVRRCKNRWECKFNAGVMQINGKNVLFSEATGDFNF; this is encoded by the exons ATGGTGTTATCGACGAGCAATAGTAGCACCACACACGAATATGTCAACGACGACGTTATGAGCAAGACCCGATACGACCTCGTTTACTGTGGAGAACTCAATGAGAGTGTTCTGAGCCAGATTCAATCG AAGTGGAAAACGAAGTTGATACAAGCTGGAGTCATAAGCGGTACGACGATGGAGACATGCTCTGCTTCGATTCCACAACCTGTGACTCCGGAGCCAAATCCACTTCTACCTGAGAATGCTCAATTTCTTGAGTCGAGTCCATCCATG AGCCTTGTGAATGTGATGATGTCCCCAAAGAGAGAGTGTGACGGATTTTATGATATTCCTCAGCAAGATGGTGCGAGAGATCTTGTTACAGACCCAAACACTTATGCTCCTTATG ATGTAGATGAGAATGAAGAGCTTTTGAACGAGGACGATGATGAGGAAGACGctattgatgaagatgatatcaACAGCATTCCACATTTGGTCATGTGTCAATTTGATAAG GTGAGGCGTTGCAAGAACAGGTGGGAGTGCAAATTCAATGCGGGCGTTATGCAAATAAACGGCAAAAATGTTCTTTTCTCAGAG
- the LOC104762017 gene encoding transcription initiation factor IIA subunit 1-like isoform X2, whose protein sequence is MVLSTSNSSTTHEYVNDDVMSKTRYDLVYCGELNESVLSQIQSKWKTKLIQAGVISGTTMETCSASIPQPVTPEPNPLLPENAQFLESSPSMSLVNVMMSPKRECDGFYDIPQQDGARDLVTDPNTYAPYDENEELLNEDDDEEDAIDEDDINSIPHLVMCQFDKVRRCKNRWECKFNAGVMQINGKNVLFSEATGDFNF, encoded by the exons ATGGTGTTATCGACGAGCAATAGTAGCACCACACACGAATATGTCAACGACGACGTTATGAGCAAGACCCGATACGACCTCGTTTACTGTGGAGAACTCAATGAGAGTGTTCTGAGCCAGATTCAATCG AAGTGGAAAACGAAGTTGATACAAGCTGGAGTCATAAGCGGTACGACGATGGAGACATGCTCTGCTTCGATTCCACAACCTGTGACTCCGGAGCCAAATCCACTTCTACCTGAGAATGCTCAATTTCTTGAGTCGAGTCCATCCATG AGCCTTGTGAATGTGATGATGTCCCCAAAGAGAGAGTGTGACGGATTTTATGATATTCCTCAGCAAGATGGTGCGAGAGATCTTGTTACAGACCCAAACACTTATGCTCCTTATG ATGAGAATGAAGAGCTTTTGAACGAGGACGATGATGAGGAAGACGctattgatgaagatgatatcaACAGCATTCCACATTTGGTCATGTGTCAATTTGATAAG GTGAGGCGTTGCAAGAACAGGTGGGAGTGCAAATTCAATGCGGGCGTTATGCAAATAAACGGCAAAAATGTTCTTTTCTCAGAG